Genomic window (Nymphaea colorata isolate Beijing-Zhang1983 chromosome 1, ASM883128v2, whole genome shotgun sequence):
CAGAAAATTGGTGGTGAGTAGTATTAAAGCGTCAAGATCACTTGCCTGTGAAGACGCGTGGAATATTATTGCTCTTGACTCCATGGCTCCAAAACGATTCCTGGAAGGAACAATCGGTGGAGGTGGTGACGCCAAAGGGGCAGTTGCAGGCGAAGGAATTGTAGCTCCCCACATACCCACAAACGCCATTGCTGTTCTCACACTGCAGGCAAGAAAGCGGGTAGACGTTGTTCACGCTGAAACGATACTTCAATGCAATCCCATACTTCCACTTGGCGGCATCGAGTTGCCGGTAATCGAAGTCGATGACGGCCGTATAAGATTCACACTGCAACTTCTTGAGGTCCATGTCAAAGGAGGGCCCCAGATCGACCGGCGAGTACACGCAGCAGGAGGACGCCGGAGAATAGAGCGGGAGGTTCAGCCCGACGACCGCCGGGCAAGCGTAGATCTGGCTGCAGATCGGCCCGCCACTCACGTCGCAGAGCGGGGCATTGTTCTTCTTGAAATTGTTGTTGAAGGAGTTGTTGAAGACCGGGGAGGCGGTGACGGAGCAGCCGAGGAGCGCGAATACAGTGTTTTCCGGGAAGCTGAACGGCGCGCTCCAGTCTAGAGCGAACCCTCTGCTCGGCTGCATGCAGGAGCAGGTGGAGATGGTTGGGTCttgaatatatattatatggttGCCGTAGTCTATCCACTGGATGGTGTAGCTGCCGGAGGCCGCCGTGAGAACAAGCCGTTCCCGGCCTTGGGGGCTGTCGCATTTGCATGTGACGAAGTTTTGGAAGCGGGGATCGCCGCAGCCGGGGCCCGTGCCGAAGGGGTAGCGGATTGGAAGGTCGCCGCAGGAGCTCTTGCAAGCTTGAGAGAGGACCGGAAGGGGACCTGCAataaagaatgagaagaagaagagagtgaggtTGAAGACGGAGGAGGACAGAAAAGTCATCCTCACTGCTCTCTTCTTTGCAGGTGTTGGGCAGCTTTTCTGCTCAGGCCTTTGCTTTGTTAGAAGTCTTTTTTGTATAAAACTAAGCAATGCATGATTGGTAGGTTTGAATAGTCATTTGTATCATTATAATTGGGCAATGGAGAATGGCCCTCTTCTATGATGTGGAAGCTTTCAGGCCCCATCTATTGCCTTCTTTTTTGGGCAAGCTTTTCTATTACTGGACAAAGATAGATTTGAGAAGCTTCCATTCTTCTCccctaattaaaaaaaaattatgtattcTTTTCAGGGATGGGAGAGGGGTCTATTTGCTGGGAAAGCTTTCAGGAGTGATCTTTGACAGCCTCTCCAAGTGGAGAATGAGTTGCATGCGCCACTCTCCACACATATatgccataagaaaaaaaaggtaagaaatggggatattttggaaatcatataaaaaagatGTATTTTCGTGCACCAGTATGACATACATAACCGGCTTTGCTTTGCTTGAAGTGGacaaaaatttttgagaaattttctgCTGAGGACCTATACCTACTTTTTTGcctgtaaatttgaaaaaaaaaaaagaactcttgttgaatttttttaaattaaagctGCATTTTAATAAACAACAGCCAAATAAAAGCTTGATGTGGACTTATGTTACATGAGAGATAGAAAACAATTAGCTGCAAATGCAATGCAGGTGAGCTGGAGGCTAATCTTACCATACAAGTGAAGGCCCAAATCttcccttcattttttcatggtCCAAGACTACTTTTAGTGTCTCAAGTTGATGCCCAAGTATGCAATACTGACTACAAACTAGCCTCCATGCCAACCATTGTGCTAACCCTTTCAACGATGCCACAATTGTGTTTTAATATCAACCTTTAGCATTAAATTGCATTCATATATAGCATTCTGTATatttattgtgtgtgtgtgtgtgttttttttgtttctttgatgtATTAACTTCAGGCACGTATGTGACCGTTTGTTTCTAAAAGGGTGTGGTTTTTATTAGAGCTTCCAAGCAATGAgatttgatcaattttttttttagtttctttaagCATGCTTACTTAATTCACTTCATTAATTCACTTCAAAAGGCAAGAGAGAATATTCTTATGAGGGCCACATCCTATTATTaaggaaaagggaagggaaggaaagagaggtCGCTTTGCCAAAATTAAAACCATCACATGCTTGCCCCTAGATGTCAAGCTGGCTATccttttcaatataaattaaaGTCATGCATACATAGTCCATGATTAAATTTAGAGGTGATATGTAAGTTTTTAATGTAGTAACTTTTGCCCATTTTCAAAACCTGCGTGAGTGAAAATCTCAGTCAACAAATTTCCATGAGATATTAAGTCAGCATTATTAATATTatgtcaaatgcatgaaaatatgaacaaatgtataaaagttaaaacaatcTCTTACTATTTGGTCGATACTGGTCTATCAAcgctatatatattttaattataaagtATTGCACGAGAACATCAAtgcgttttctttttcctttggcaaAGAACATTTTCCTTCTATAAATGATTGAactttttaactatttttaaacaattttaatCAGaatgttcaaattttaaaatttttgatattttcttgcCAACTCACCACCGATTCAACCGAATTGCTGAATCTGCTGGTCGACTCACGGAATCAGCTTGACAGATCCGATTCATTGGAGTGGAGCAAGAGTGGAGAAGCATTCGGCCTTTAGTACTCTAGTAGTGAGATTCTCACTCCATTCAGGCATGACTTGACTTCCGCGAACCATTAGAATTGGGCACTTTCAAACGCTTCTAATTGGTAACTTGCAGTGTGGTGCACGTGCCATCTACCCTTCTGTGCCAGCCAATTACAGCCAATGCCTTTGAGATAACAGGATCTCAATTAAACAAGACTTTTAATTGCCGTTATAATGTCATATCGGGAAGTGAAAGACAAATATAATGACAATATGACcttgtagatatatatatatatatagcaaatcGGGGTTCATATATGACTGTAGTATGAAGTCGGTCAACATAATATATGAAAGTAACGAAGTTAACTAACAGTCAATCATTCAAACAACCCGTCTCGATTCATTAATCATTATAATGAGATAATGgcagaataaaaaaatttaaaccaaGAGGTCCTAAACTTTTCTGTATACCTTTTCTCCATATATACAATATCTATCAATATCACATTATCGCATTTTGGTAACATATAATAGAGTTTGAAAACTGTTGtatttgttttttgcatttctCAATATTatgttttcacatatattttattactatttttatttttttttaagaaattttgaGATAATAATAAGATttattcatataaaaaaattcttagATTGAGATTTTAAAACTCATTCTTctataaactaaaaaataaacGTTAAACAATGTAAATTTTGTTCCATTCTAGCTTCTCAAGGCAACTGAATAACATAGAAAGTGAATCTAGATTTTCTAACGTTAACTTTTCAGTAAAGAAGTTTAGGAAAATTGGTTTTTCTGGTGAATTGTGAATTTGAAGGTGGATAGGAACTGAAAACTTGCTTGATGCTTCTAAGGGCAccaaatttttaacaagagtAATAACTTTCCTCAACAATGATGTACATATTTACCTTTCACATTCTCATGAAGTAAAACTTGTGTTCTATGTTTGCGTGGCAAAATGTAAAGAATAGAACAATCTAAGGGCAGGGCACTCATTGTAGTGAGGAGAACAATGAAAAAGcattttccaataaaaaaaatttcaaggtAAACAACTTGAAAATTTATGAGTTAGGGTGGTCCACCTGCCATAAACATTCATGACATAGGAAAtctagacatatatatatatataccaactcATTTATGTAAGAGACGAAAACCAGATGacttaaatttgttttgaaaattattttaaacaaaatgtgaacatcctACAATATTCATAATCACCGGAttaatgtaaatcatgttttgtttcaagttatttttgcaaaaaaaaaaggtttttctaCTATATATCACAATTTTATTCTTATAAGAatggttgttttttttattgttaaaaataatattattaaagtaaataaaatgattaacttaaaacacattcatcatcaaatcactcttaagatcaaaTATGCAagattatattaaaaaaacacttCAATAGTTATTTTTAATAGATCTAGTTTTTGTCCCTTGCCAAAGTGCTCTAAcatttaccaatctctctctctcagccatGGCccatgaaatgtttttttttttaaatcttttcacttttttgcattttttttgttcttacaaaaatgttttctttttcttttaatcaaaaGCATTTTCGTCCTTTAACTATTGGtacacaaaaatttcatgctcCAGTATGCCCCTGGTATACATAACCAGCTTGGCATCTCCAGTAGTGAGGCACTATTGTCTGTGGTGCCATGAGGGCTTGGATGCCTTCCTTTCAACCCTCATCCGTGTCTTTCTCAAATCCTTGGCCACAGCCGGGGGATGCgatgcgattttttttttttttcttccagcaCCTGTCTCTCTCAAGCCACCGGCCAGctgtttcaatattttttagaaataaCGCCGGTGATGTCATCCTGGCGGCGGACTATGGTTTCGGTTTTGTCTAAAATCCAATACCAAAAAATATTTCTCTCTGAAACCCTTACCATGGCCCAAGGGttctgttttctctcaaaaCAGGGCTATTGTcgaggttttctttttctttcgcTCAGACCCTCGGTCAATGCTGTaggtttctttgtttttaaatgcCAGCGACACTTCACCCGGCAGGccacaaaagagagagattccCACACACACACCATGCTTGCATGCATCATCTCGCACAAGAGGTGGATAGAGGGCATGGTGGGGGCTCTTCCTCTTCCTACTATGACTACTGGTGAATAACGAGTTGAGtaacgagttgagttcaattTCAGAACGAGTTCGAGcagagtcatttgcttaatgagtcgagctcgagttcatgagttgattcatttaaataatcaaattgagttcgaactcaacatATAACCGCTGAGTctagctcgagccttaatcaagtcgatacattcaaacgagtttacgagtttgttgagGCTtaattgagtcaagctcgagctcaacacgtaattcaaacaaatttgtcgagccttaatccagtcgagcttgagctcaacatgtaataATGAATATCAcatctattcaaacgagtttgtcgagccttaatcgagtcgagctcgagctcaacatgtaacaataaatatcaaatctattcaaacgaatttgtcgacctttaatcgagtcgaactaGATCTGCTTCTATCGAGCTATTCCCGAGCTCGAGCAGAGTCGAGCttaaggtttcattagtcgagccgagctcgagctgattGAACTTGGGCTGgactcagctcgtgttcacCTCTAACCATGACCTCTGCGGCGGCTGAGGTCTGACCTGCCACTCTCTCAAGTATGTGTATTTCTGGTTCttcttggatttgaaaatcCATAGATTTCTGATTCTTGGTGATAGAGCTGTGACTCCGGCTGAGGTCGGCGGCCATCAAATGCTGTCACAAGACATCATTTTTaccgttgattttttttaaattgattggTGGAaggaaaatcaatgagaaaaagtTGTTAATTAATTTTAGACGACTAAAATACCATGCCTCCTTTTTctccttaaattttttttttcctgcagaCCAACGTCCAAGATGGTTGATTATAGGTCTGACACCTAAAGGTCTTTCTCTATTAATCTATGActtaatttattgtgttttAAAGTGAATATATAATATTCGGTAATAGAGGACAATGAAGGGTGCCAAGTTGAAGCCGGTGGACCAAATTGATTACCATACTTTCCTGCTTTAACTTAACCTTTATTTTGTTGTCGTCCTCGGAAGACTTTTGATCACATGGAGGAGTCTTCTTTGTTGAAAGGTTCACAGTGATAGAGAAAAAGATGCTCCATTGGCCCTTCGCTTAGCTTAGCACGTGGTCTTGGGTTCAAATCTGGGTCAACGTTCAAACCTAAATttcagaaaacaacaaatttatAACCTCTGGAGAAGTTTGCGCACAGATTTATGCATCTTGTCTGCACTTGCTAATTAATTCTTAGAACAAGAAAGAATGCCATGTTACCCGCAATGAGAATGACAGATGTTTTTGTTTAGAAgcagaagaacaaagaaatttgTATGAATCCATCCTTTTGTTACTTAGAGAAAACAAGACTCGTGTTTGGCGGAAGTTTCAAGTCAATATATTGTTTGTTTGGGTGAGCAAAAGGGAACCACAATGCAAGTAAGAGGCCGCAGCCCCCCTTCTTCCCCCTGTCCTGGAGATCTACTGCTGCTTCGATACGATACATCATTCAATTCAACTGTCGTGCAAGCCCCATATTGTTTGAGAGGTTACAGATTTGCATCACAAGTTGTTTTAGCGAAATAACTTACTATTGATGGACCTGTCTCATGTGTTGAATCATAATCCCTGATGTTTAACTTCACTTTGCATTATGTCTATGAtgacttccaaaatttttgatagaccacttaagtgagaaaaaaaaaaaaaaacagatccaTTTAAATTAATGATATGTTTGTGCAACCTAACCTTATATATAAGCATATCACGTTGATTGTCATACCAATTTAAATGTAGTATAATCATGGCTTCCCTTTTAATATCAGaattttgataataaagaaGTGGATATTTTCCATGAAACtaatttgaattaaaacatgttttttctaaaTTAGTACTTGTAAGACCTCCATACCCACCTACACTCTTCTCATGCtttcacaaaataaataagtaaCCTAAGAGGATCTAGTCATCTGACATATAATTTTAGGGGGCATTTGGCAAATCAGTTGGTATATTGTTCCATGTCTTTGCTGGAAAATTAGAGtaagttcatgaaacattttaaaaaatgttgtttcGTTTGTCTGCTTCAAATTTTTGGGAAAATACACGAATTATATTGTTACTATTGTCAAATGGTCTCTTAAGAACTCTTGGCAATAAGAACATAATCTACTGTTTTACATAAATTCGCTTTAAAAATCGAAATAAATTCATGAACCATTGTGCCCCAACTTTGTGGCAGATACATATTAAAGGCATATGTGACTACCAccattgccaaacaaccctttaTTGATGCGACATGGCATGAACAGTAGACACAAGCCCCTTCGACTTGCCATCAATTTGGGTCAGTTGGGATGCCCATGACATGGACTAGGAGCCGGTCAAGTTAAAAGtgagattgagttgcatgcacacAACAAATGTGCACTCAAGCAAGACAGAAGGCAGGTAGGGgcattttagatatttttttttacaaagctATTGGCATcttagttttttaaatatttttataattccaTTTTCATCCTTTTAAAACTCTATTTTTGTACTTTAAcgggggcattttggtcattacacaccCTATGCATGCACAAGGGTGTGCAGGTAACCCGCTTGGTTAAAAGTAGGGCTGGTTGGATGTTCGTGTGTAAACACATGAAGACATATTAGAACCCTTGCCCAGTCTTGCATATCAAGAGCATTTCGGacactttataaaaaaaaaaaaaaaaaactctttttcaGTACTTTTGCTTTTACATAGAGTCTCCAGTTTGAAACACAACAAATTTTTGTCCTGTTACATTTCTAGGCTTGATAGCAATGAGAAAATTTTATTACAGCAAAAGAAAATATCACCACTCGAGTAAGAGCCGAAAAAAGGTGCCCCAAGGATGCACTGCATTGCATGTGAATTGGTATATCTCTGTATTCTTATAAGCAGCAACTGGCTGCCTGCCAATAGGCCACCGATCCCCAAAAAAATCGACCTTTTGAGAGTTATCAAACGACCCTTAATAAAGGAGAGGGGTACCTGATCATATTTGGTGGTTAAAGTCACATAATCTGACAGCTTGTCTTTCTTTATCCTCCATTGATTGCTTGCACCCAAAGTGTATCAAGCTCTTAATTTCTGTTGTTTAAGATGACCAACCAACCTGCTTCCTCCCTTGTAGTCTACTGCAAGAATGCATCGCACTTCACGCCCTAGTTGCTTTTCCTAACCACCGTTCCTCTCTTACTCTCTCCCTAAATAGTGAGGGTTGGCTACAGCATTCATTCATGCTACAAAGCAAAAGCACCtcagaagaaaatgaagcaacAGAGGAAAGCACCCGCCCTCTCTCTGCTTCTTTGGTATTTGCTCCTTTCAGGTAATGCATATGATGCACCCTTCACCACTACCCAAAACTATTTCCCAAAGCCTTGATGTAATTGAGCACTTCTTGTTCTAGTTGACGTTGATCATATTATGGAGGTTGAGAGAGTTGGTAAGTACGTGACTAACAAGTGTCTTGGCAGTTGATCTTTTTAAGAAGAAAGATTGAGAGAATATCAGGAGAAAAAAAGTGGACAATAGTCATCTAGTGTTAATTAACAActcttctccttgattttctctcaaTATTCCATCTTAGAAAGATCTACCGCCAAGATCATGTACCTACcaatccctctccctctccctatatatatatatatatatatatatatatatatatatatatatatatatatatatatatatatatatatatatatatatatatcaaatgttTTAACTGAAGtgctttttgtaaaaaaactggacttttctattatcaaaattttgattttataagtCATTCAACTTTTTActaattaaaaacattattgaagTAAAAAATTGACCAACTTAACACATACTTATcgtcaaatcactcttaagatcacaCCTGTAAGGTTATATTGCCCAAAAAACACTTGAATAATTGATTTAGTGGGTTTGCTTTTTGTCCCTTATCTAAGCAGTctgttaaatatatatatattagaaataACTATTTGTAAATAGAGATGTCACTGTCTAGGTTCGGATGGATGAGACTGCTTAAAAAAAGAATGCTATAGATGAAAAATAAAGcatttgattaagaaaataGATCAGGCCTTGATTACAAGAAGTGACATAAGATCAGATACCAATTTTGAAAGATGAATTTTAATATATAGTAATATGGTTGCGGATACCCAAATTCACGCGATTATAGAATTTGGAtcgttttttatttatttgcctTTTATTCTAATATGAATATGCAAACATAATTTAAATTTCATCCATTGATATCCCTATTTGTAGATACATCAAATGTTCAGAAAGTTATGTAAATTTTTCTGTGTAAAGCAAATGATATTTTATTAAATACGCTTAAAAGAAAGTTGTTTTCCGCCAATAGTGTCATTTAAGCGTGTCCATGTGACGTAGCATCTTATTGCCGACCCAGGAATCCATGGCCCAATTACGGCAAAATCTGTCACATTTTACGTGACCAACAAGTGTCAGTTCCCGATATGGCCTGGGACAGCCTCAAACACGGGCCTTCCCTTGGTCGCCGGCGGTGGCTTCCTCCTCGTGCCGGGCCAGACGAAGAGGATGCAGGCCTCGCCCTCTTGGAAAGGCCGGATCTGGGCGCGGACTTCCTGCGACTTCACCAAGACGGTGCCACCGGCCTGCGAGACAGGCGACTGTGCCGGCAAGCTCGCCTGCAACGGCAGCATCGGCCTCCCTCCAGCCACTCTGGTGGAGTTCTCCCTCGAGCCGGATCGAACTCAACCGAGCTTCTACGACGTGACCCTGGTCGACGGCTACAACCTCCCCGTGGCAGTGTCCCCATCTAAGGGTGGGAAGCCACAACTGCCATCAAACTGCACCATCAATGGCTGCGCGAGGAGTTTGACCAGCGTATCGAACTGCCCGCCGGAGTTGCAGGTGGTGAGCACAGAGAGGGGCGAAGTGGTGGCATGCAAGAGCGCGTGCTTGGCCTTCAATCTGGACGTCTTCTGCTGCAGGAACGAGTACGGGACTCCCGAGAAGTGCAGGCCGAGCACGTACTCTAGACTGTTCAAGGACGCGTGTCCTTCTTACTTCAGCTATGCCTATGATGGGGCGCCATCGACGCCCCTGCGGAGCTGCTCGTCCGACGAGTACGCCATTATCTTCTGCCCTTCAAGTTGGGCTGCCGATGCTTAATTGCCAGATATGAAGGAGCCGGCTACTAGGTGATGATCATTCCTCGCCATCacagaagaaggaaaataaaaaattatcgaAGAACTTGTAAATGGCGCTTCCGATGAATAATAGTTGGTCTTATAGTTATTTTGGAACTTAATTATGAATTGTGCAGACCAGGCTTTCCAATGAGAGGGTCACAAATACAAACATTTTTAAGGACAGGCAACGATATGATAATGCACATGTTTACCtatagatttttgaaaatttgggggAAAGCCAAGCAAACTAATGTGTTTAATCCCAAAGGAAATTCACATTAGGGGAGGAAACATGACCACTTATTTAGCAATCTTTTCTCAACAACCACAACCTTGAgcggaagaaaagaaaaaatgggatGGTTAACGCACACGGCTATGGTGATCCTGAGCTACTTCTCTACACAAATTCAATATGCAGAAGAGGAAATAATTGTATCTTTTGCACTTATACCTGCATCAAGCTCCTCTGCGTCAGTGTATAGTTCAAGCACCCAGTCCAATATGTTCAGCAGAATCTCAATACTAAGCCTCAAGTATGACATATAGGTGCTGCTAAAGTCACCATCAAAAGGTTGAGATTTGCAGCATGATTGATCTACTGCTCGGCAAGAATTATTGGAGATATGATGATGGCACACAGTTACGTAACAGCAAGAAATGTCTTCACCGATCTCAACTCTCCTCCGAATTGTACATATAGCAGTCACTCAAACATACAGAAGGGGAAAGGATGCACTGTGtcacacatacacaaacacacatacaaaCTCTGTTTATACAGACACCACCACCAAACCGGCTCAACAGATTTCACATGTATATAGTTTCAAGCAAACTGTGTAAAGCTGCAAAAAGTTATAGCAATAGTACCAGAACGGGCCAACGGAAAagcatcattatcatcatcatcatcactagAATGATCTCCCGACATTCAAGAATCGAGATTTCCCTTTCAATTTGAATTGCAAGATTAATCAAGATAGGAAGGCTCTTTTCTACAGTTTCGAACAAAGAATTCACAATGGTCAAATGCAGATCCAACACAAGTACAAAGGTTCAACAAATCAACCAAATCAACCCCCTTTCTCTGTTACATTAATAgatacacacaaaaaaaaaaaaaaaaactcagaaacCAAACGTGTTGTCTGACTATACACAGTGGCAAGCTCTCCGTGTTCATCAAGATGCTCGTGCATCATATTGGTTTATTTCACATGGTTTTTCATCTTCTGGTGAATTTGTTGAGCTCAGGACGACATCATCCTCAAGCGGAGGAAAAGCACTGGTATCCAGGCCATCAGCGGGAGATAGCCCACTAATATTATTAGAACTGGAGCCAGAAGGCTGTGCCTGCTGCAGATTACTGCTATTGAGAGCATGGCAATGAGGGCAATAGTAAGTTATGTATGGAAAATCTTCCTTTCTTGCCAGCCCTGCaagggggaagaggaagagcaGTCAGAAacatttttattcaaaaaggATTCTTTGAAATTTGCAACTAATACTAAGATTGTACTGCATGCAGAAATATGCTCGCTGATCGGACTAATCATCAAGATGAGATATAgacacaaaaattttaatatactGAAACTGCATATGGAGATCAAAAAGTGAGTCAAACTCGAGACAActcatcatttttttaagttcCTGAAATCATCAAAATTCAGAAGACATGCGAACTACAGAAACCTTCAATTTCACCTGCCATATCTCACCCAGAAGAGTTATATTCAGAATCGAAACTTTCATGATTCTTCCACCTTAGCTCTTTTAACCTCTTTCTCTAGCACAATTAAGAAGGGACTGGGGGTGGGGGGGTGTTGCTGGGGGGGAggaagcggagagggagagagagagtgtgtttACGTGATGATGATGTTctagaaaagagagaaactagAAGCACAaagtcaacaaaaaagaaggtgGTGCCGTTTTTCCTTTGAACAGAAGGTGCACTATGTGA
Coding sequences:
- the LOC116268322 gene encoding wall-associated receptor kinase 5-like; amino-acid sequence: MTFLSSSVFNLTLFFFSFFIAGPLPVLSQACKSSCGDLPIRYPFGTGPGCGDPRFQNFVTCKCDSPQGRERLVLTAASGSYTIQWIDYGNHIIYIQDPTISTCSCMQPSRGFALDWSAPFSFPENTVFALLGCSVTASPVFNNSFNNNFKKNNAPLCDVSGGPICSQIYACPAVVGLNLPLYSPASSCCVYSPVDLGPSFDMDLKKLQCESYTAVIDFDYRQLDAAKWKYGIALKYRFSVNNVYPLSCLQCENSNGVCGYVGSYNSFACNCPFGVTTSTDCSFQESFWSHGVKSNNIPRVFTGFIMYLVLELVILLN
- the LOC116260420 gene encoding pathogenesis-related thaumatin-like protein 3.5; translation: MKQQRKAPALSLLLWYLLLSGIHGPITAKSVTFYVTNKCQFPIWPGTASNTGLPLVAGGGFLLVPGQTKRMQASPSWKGRIWARTSCDFTKTVPPACETGDCAGKLACNGSIGLPPATLVEFSLEPDRTQPSFYDVTLVDGYNLPVAVSPSKGGKPQLPSNCTINGCARSLTSVSNCPPELQVVSTERGEVVACKSACLAFNLDVFCCRNEYGTPEKCRPSTYSRLFKDACPSYFSYAYDGAPSTPLRSCSSDEYAIIFCPSSWAADA